Genomic DNA from Rhodothermales bacterium:
ACCCCGACACCCCCGAAACGACCGGCAGCACCCCAAAATAGAACGAATCGGGGTCAAAAAGCAGGCTGAGGGGCATCGAGATCACGCCGAGCGCCACCGGGATATGCACCGCCAGACCCGGAGACACATACCCTACCGCGGCCTCTGCCATCGCAGTGAGCATCCCCGATCCCTGCATCACGCCGGTGAAGACGCCGGCGGCCAGCAGGATGCTCGCCATCATCAACGCCGCCCTGGCGTGCGCATCCACGCGCTGCCGCTGGAGGGCGAGGTCCGGGTAGTTGATCGTGAGCGCAAGGGCGGCGCCCACCATGAAGCTGACGGCCGGCGGCACCTTGCCGGAGACCATCGAGCCCAGGACCAGCACGGTGAGGGCGGCGTTGATCCAGAACCTTCCGGGCCGTCGGAGCGCTGCGGCGTCGTCGGGGATCGCGGGGAGCGAGACCGGTTCGACGGCGTCGCCGATTCCGAGCCGGCGGCCTTCGCGCCGCCCGAGGTAATAACACAGACCCAGCATGGCGAGGAGCCCTGCGGCCTGCGCCGGCAGCATCGGCGCATAAATCTCCATCACCGGCACATCCAGCGCCGAGGCAGCCCGAATCGTGGGACCGCCCCAGGGCACCATGTTCATCACGCCGGCCCCCATCGCCGCCGCCGCCGCGAGGAGCCGGCGGTCCAGTTTCAGCGCATCGTACAACGGCCGCATGGCCGGTATCACCACCAGAAACGTGACCGCACCGGATCCATCGAGGTGAACGAGCGCCGCCAGCAAGGCCGTTCCCGGCACAATCCACGCCGGCCTCGCCCCGACGGCGCGCAGCATGCGGCCGATCACGGGATCGAACAGGCCGGCGTCCGTCAGCACCCCGAAAAACAGGATGGCAAAAACAAACATGGCCACCACCGGCGCGAGATTCTTGATGCCGTTCGTGATGAAGGCGCCCGTCTCAAGCCCGTGTCCGCCGAGCAGCGAGGCG
This window encodes:
- a CDS encoding citrate:proton symporter, producing the protein MSALIGLFTIVALLAVIMTRRLSPLVALIVIPIAASLLGGHGLETGAFITNGIKNLAPVVAMFVFAILFFGVLTDAGLFDPVIGRMLRAVGARPAWIVPGTALLAALVHLDGSGAVTFLVVIPAMRPLYDALKLDRRLLAAAAAMGAGVMNMVPWGGPTIRAASALDVPVMEIYAPMLPAQAAGLLAMLGLCYYLGRREGRRLGIGDAVEPVSLPAIPDDAAALRRPGRFWINAALTVLVLGSMVSGKVPPAVSFMVGAALALTINYPDLALQRQRVDAHARAALMMASILLAAGVFTGVMQGSGMLTAMAEAAVGYVSPGLAVHIPVALGVISMPLSLLFDPDSFYFGVLPVVSGVSGLLGVPDAAVAQGALLGQMTTGFPVSPLTPATFLLVGLAGVELGDHQKFSIPLLWGLSLVMTAACIVFGIFKV